The following proteins are co-located in the Bacillota bacterium genome:
- a CDS encoding metalloregulator ArsR/SmtB family transcription factor yields the protein MSVFSGRQPFRSLPELEFSPSPTFDFFASVYAVLRSGEGYSFDFPEGWLMATRRVVGPEALRELRYYFLQNPTAIDLLALVPRSGRDGRVGDFLQYLESTPPTEVTKVILAARMPESFHPLLDDILERYEGVRDDDPKLQYVLRWFLRVEEREKAKVFLRFPAESKRRVLQLLTDLYERLYRGEEDKLAALFSADVVRKRRAATTAGPAELIEQLTGETILEDNRLQRVVLAPSFYIRPFTLGVNYGGDRIIIYPLETRAEEVPPVSPATDEGHASSPELRLPQGSRLPPEEGAAAIASAPSIPPAPSIPPASPSRVGRGRPGRPPKTDRKRGRPRAGAREAASLVAVYKALGDETRLKMMRLLAERERYTQELAEALGLTHPTILHHLDLMVRAGLVTVHDTERLRYYRVNEAALQTLGARIVEYLAQGRPTEVG from the coding sequence ATGAGCGTTTTCTCTGGGCGCCAGCCATTTAGGTCGCTTCCGGAATTGGAGTTCAGTCCATCCCCGACCTTCGACTTCTTCGCCTCCGTCTACGCCGTGCTGCGGAGCGGTGAAGGCTACAGCTTCGACTTTCCTGAGGGCTGGCTGATGGCCACCAGACGGGTCGTCGGGCCGGAAGCCCTGCGCGAGCTCAGATACTACTTCTTGCAGAACCCGACGGCCATCGACCTATTGGCCCTGGTGCCCCGGTCCGGTCGGGACGGTCGGGTCGGGGACTTCCTCCAATATCTCGAGAGCACGCCCCCGACCGAGGTGACCAAGGTCATCCTGGCCGCCCGGATGCCGGAAAGCTTTCACCCGCTCCTCGACGACATCCTGGAGCGATACGAGGGGGTTCGGGATGACGACCCCAAGCTCCAGTACGTCCTACGGTGGTTCCTGAGGGTCGAGGAACGCGAGAAGGCCAAGGTCTTCCTGCGTTTCCCGGCCGAGAGCAAACGCCGCGTGCTGCAGCTCCTGACCGATCTCTACGAGCGTCTGTACCGCGGGGAAGAGGACAAGCTGGCCGCGCTCTTCTCGGCCGACGTGGTGCGGAAGCGGCGGGCGGCGACCACCGCCGGGCCGGCTGAGTTGATCGAGCAGTTGACCGGGGAGACCATCCTCGAGGACAACCGGCTACAGCGAGTCGTCCTGGCCCCGTCCTTCTACATTCGGCCCTTCACCCTCGGGGTCAACTATGGTGGAGACCGGATCATCATCTATCCTCTTGAGACCCGGGCGGAAGAAGTCCCGCCGGTTTCGCCGGCGACGGACGAGGGCCACGCCTCCAGCCCCGAGTTGCGGTTGCCCCAGGGGTCCCGACTCCCGCCGGAGGAAGGGGCCGCCGCGATCGCTTCCGCTCCGTCGATTCCGCCCGCTCCGTCGATTCCGCCGGCGTCGCCCAGTAGGGTTGGTCGCGGGCGGCCAGGCCGTCCCCCGAAGACCGATCGCAAGCGCGGTCGGCCGCGGGCCGGGGCTAGGGAGGCCGCCTCGCTGGTTGCCGTCTACAAGGCCCTCGGCGACGAGACCCGGCTGAAGATGATGCGGCTCCTGGCCGAGCGCGAGCGCTACACGCAGGAACTGGCCGAGGCCCTGGGGCTGACCCACCCGACCATCCTTCACCACCTGGACCTGATGGTCCGGGCCGGGCTGGTGACCGTTCATGACACCGAACGTCTCCGGTACTACCGGGTCAACGAGGCCGCCCTCCAGACCCTGGGCGCCCGGATCGTCGAGTACCTGGCCCAGGGCCGGCCGACAGAAGTCGGCTGA